One window from the genome of Corynebacterium sp. SCR221107 encodes:
- a CDS encoding SulP family inorganic anion transporter, producing the protein MHATSEPLPPTGVVDSFRFAFSSPTRLRREVFGGLAVALALIPEVLSFSIVAGLDPKVGLYASVIMAISIAFTGGRPAMISAAAGAVALVIAPLSYSHGVNYVVAAVLLAGVLQLVFAALGVARLMRFIPRSVMTGFVNALGIMMFAAQFGDIYRVPWQVYPLVGAGLAVMVLWPKLTHVVPAPLVTIVVVTALALLTGWQVPTVADKGELPTSLPGLMLPDVPLTLDTLTLIAPYAFGVALVGLMESLLTAKLVDDITDTHSDKTRESYGQGLGNIASALFGGMGVCAMIGQTMINVKGAGGRTRLSTLLTGVFLLILVVLFGEAVGAIPMAGLVAVMLVIAGTTVNWHSLHPRTLKLMPLSETVVMLVTVVGMVATHNLAVGVIAGVVAAMVAFARRVAHVVEVTKETGTSRDGEDAGTVTYRVTGQLFFASSNDLAYSFDYTDPSTTVVIDLSAAQVWDASTVATLDAVQAKFAERGVNVTIYGLDPLSSQRLARLSGRLGD; encoded by the coding sequence ATGCACGCCACTTCGGAACCGCTGCCACCCACCGGGGTGGTCGATTCCTTCCGCTTCGCCTTTTCCTCGCCCACGCGCCTGCGCCGGGAGGTCTTCGGCGGGCTGGCGGTCGCGCTCGCGCTGATCCCTGAGGTCTTGAGCTTTTCCATCGTGGCGGGACTCGACCCCAAGGTGGGCTTGTACGCCTCGGTGATCATGGCGATCTCCATCGCCTTTACCGGCGGGCGCCCGGCGATGATCTCCGCGGCCGCCGGCGCCGTGGCGCTGGTGATCGCGCCCCTTTCTTATTCTCACGGCGTGAACTACGTGGTGGCGGCGGTGCTGCTGGCCGGGGTTCTGCAGCTCGTGTTTGCCGCCTTGGGCGTGGCCAGGCTCATGCGGTTTATTCCGCGCAGCGTGATGACCGGCTTCGTCAATGCGCTGGGGATCATGATGTTTGCCGCCCAATTCGGGGACATTTATCGGGTCCCGTGGCAGGTGTATCCCCTGGTGGGGGCGGGTTTGGCGGTGATGGTGCTGTGGCCGAAGCTCACCCACGTGGTGCCCGCGCCCTTGGTGACCATCGTGGTGGTCACCGCGCTGGCGCTGCTGACCGGGTGGCAGGTGCCCACCGTCGCCGACAAGGGCGAGCTGCCCACCTCGCTGCCTGGGCTGATGCTTCCCGACGTCCCCCTAACACTCGATACGCTCACGCTGATCGCCCCCTATGCCTTCGGCGTGGCGCTGGTTGGCCTCATGGAGTCGCTGCTGACCGCCAAGCTGGTCGACGACATCACCGACACCCACTCGGATAAGACCCGCGAGTCCTATGGCCAGGGCTTGGGCAACATCGCCTCGGCGCTGTTCGGCGGCATGGGCGTGTGCGCGATGATCGGGCAGACCATGATCAACGTCAAGGGTGCGGGCGGGCGCACCCGCCTGTCGACCCTGCTGACCGGCGTGTTCCTGCTCATCCTGGTGGTGCTGTTCGGCGAGGCGGTCGGCGCCATCCCGATGGCCGGGCTGGTGGCGGTCATGCTGGTGATCGCGGGCACCACGGTGAACTGGCATTCCCTGCACCCGCGCACGTTGAAGCTCATGCCGCTGTCGGAGACGGTGGTTATGCTCGTCACCGTGGTGGGTATGGTGGCCACCCATAATCTCGCCGTCGGCGTCATCGCCGGGGTTGTTGCGGCGATGGTGGCGTTTGCGCGCCGGGTCGCGCACGTGGTGGAGGTAACCAAGGAGACGGGCACCTCCCGCGATGGGGAGGACGCGGGCACCGTCACGTACCGCGTGACCGGCCAGCTATTCTTCGCATCCTCCAATGACCTGGCCTATTCCTTCGACTACACCGACCCGTCCACCACGGTGGTCATTGATCTCAGCGCGGCGCAGGTCTGGGATGCCTCCACGGTGGCCACCCTCGATGCCGTGCAGGCGAAGTTCGCCGAGCGGGGCGTGAACGTCACCATTTACGGCCTGGATCCGCTCAGCAGCCAGCGCCTCGCGCGGCTCAGCGGCAGGCTTGGGGACTAG
- a CDS encoding threonine aldolase family protein, whose product MTYDERIFFGNDYNRTAHPQVLQALVETQAQTHTGYGLDAISAQAAEKIRAAAHNPQADVHFLVGGTQANVTVVDAVLRPWEGVISPVGGHINVHETGAVEHTGHKILGVNSADGKLRASQITAVVEEYEESGTLEHMVTPKLVYISQPTEFGTRYQKDELEAIAQACRRHGLFLFVDGARLGYALSSAGNDVSLPDLARLADAFTIGGTKCGALFGEAVVLREAAVAPHFRSSIKQNLGMLAKGWLIGAQFDALFSDGLYESITARACAQAADIRAAASHAGIDCFIDSPTNQQFFVLTKAQHEALARRFVVQFICAGPTPGTDVVRVCTSWSTEDRDVAVLIDALGSL is encoded by the coding sequence ATGACTTATGACGAGCGGATCTTCTTCGGCAACGATTACAACCGCACCGCGCACCCCCAGGTGCTGCAGGCGCTCGTAGAGACCCAGGCGCAGACCCACACCGGGTACGGCCTGGATGCGATCAGCGCGCAGGCGGCGGAGAAGATTCGCGCGGCGGCACACAACCCGCAGGCGGACGTTCATTTCTTAGTTGGCGGCACCCAGGCCAACGTCACCGTGGTCGATGCCGTGCTGCGCCCGTGGGAGGGCGTGATCAGCCCGGTCGGTGGGCACATTAACGTCCACGAGACCGGCGCGGTGGAACACACTGGCCACAAAATCCTGGGGGTAAACAGCGCCGACGGCAAGCTTCGGGCCTCACAGATCACCGCGGTGGTGGAGGAATATGAGGAAAGTGGCACGCTGGAGCACATGGTCACCCCGAAGCTGGTGTACATCTCCCAGCCCACGGAGTTCGGCACCCGCTACCAAAAAGATGAGCTCGAGGCGATCGCGCAGGCGTGCCGACGCCACGGCCTGTTCCTTTTCGTCGATGGCGCGCGCTTGGGCTATGCCCTTTCCAGCGCGGGCAATGACGTGAGTTTGCCGGACCTGGCACGCCTGGCCGATGCCTTCACGATCGGCGGCACGAAGTGCGGTGCGTTGTTCGGGGAGGCCGTTGTGCTGCGTGAGGCCGCGGTGGCACCGCATTTCCGCAGCTCCATCAAGCAAAACCTTGGGATGTTGGCCAAGGGCTGGCTCATCGGCGCGCAGTTTGATGCGCTTTTCAGCGATGGCCTGTACGAGTCGATCACCGCCCGCGCCTGCGCCCAGGCCGCCGATATCCGCGCGGCCGCGTCGCACGCGGGCATCGATTGCTTCATCGACAGCCCCACCAACCAGCAGTTCTTCGTCCTGACCAAGGCGCAACATGAGGCCCTGGCGCGGCGTTTCGTCGTGCAGTTTATTTGCGCCGGCCCCACCCCGGGCACCGATGTGGTCCGGGTCTGCACATCCTGGTCGACCGAAGATAGGGACGTTGCCGTGCTTATCGACGCCCTGGGGTCGCTGTGA
- a CDS encoding CHY zinc finger protein, whose protein sequence is MIHGRGVDKQGRCAHYRSDRDVVGNKCATCGTYWACHLCHEEYNDHPFGRMPVDEVAVICGACGREMDYHAYSAASACPGCGHAFNPGCSLHAPIYFQV, encoded by the coding sequence GTGATCCACGGCAGGGGCGTCGATAAGCAGGGACGCTGCGCGCATTACCGCAGCGACCGTGATGTGGTGGGCAACAAGTGTGCCACCTGCGGGACGTACTGGGCCTGCCACCTGTGCCATGAAGAATACAATGACCACCCCTTCGGCCGGATGCCGGTCGATGAGGTGGCGGTGATTTGCGGGGCGTGCGGGCGTGAGATGGACTATCACGCCTACTCCGCGGCAAGCGCCTGCCCGGGCTGTGGGCACGCGTTTAACCCGGGGTGCTCGCTGCACGCGCCGATCTATTTTCAGGTCTAG
- a CDS encoding creatininase, with product MNTLSALSHLSASRCDAFTMTWEEIADSTDKIAIVPVGSLEQHGPHLPLGTDTIIGMGIANTVAAGLEQLATSSPELGIAGAVVLPPIDYGYRSNPFSGGGPLFPGTVDLSATTVIALFEDVLGELIADGFHKILIVNSHFENQFPIQEAMIKVDAATGHQAVMVQTNWWDPLPESVIKEVFSEDIFPGWALEHGAVTETSLMLHLAPNLVRTDRIPLLAPFTPPTHIRVPNRASDIPPEGSLANAATATAAKGEIITRATTDGILAICLDEFGAAPTPASAATDTAPQMHVPAGA from the coding sequence ATGAATACCTTGTCCGCACTGTCCCACTTGTCTGCTAGCCGCTGCGATGCTTTCACCATGACCTGGGAAGAAATCGCAGATTCCACCGATAAGATCGCTATCGTGCCCGTCGGTTCCCTGGAGCAACACGGCCCGCACCTGCCCCTTGGGACGGACACCATCATTGGTATGGGCATCGCGAACACCGTTGCCGCAGGCCTCGAGCAACTGGCAACGAGCTCGCCCGAATTAGGGATCGCTGGCGCTGTCGTCCTCCCGCCGATCGACTACGGATATCGCTCCAACCCGTTTAGTGGCGGAGGCCCCCTGTTTCCCGGCACCGTTGACCTGTCGGCCACAACCGTCATCGCACTTTTCGAGGATGTCCTCGGCGAGCTCATCGCCGACGGCTTCCACAAGATTCTCATCGTCAATTCTCACTTTGAGAACCAATTCCCGATCCAGGAAGCCATGATCAAGGTGGATGCCGCGACCGGACACCAGGCGGTCATGGTTCAGACCAACTGGTGGGATCCGCTGCCTGAGTCGGTCATCAAGGAAGTCTTCAGCGAGGATATCTTCCCCGGCTGGGCGCTCGAGCACGGCGCGGTGACCGAGACCTCCCTCATGCTGCATTTGGCACCGAACTTGGTGCGCACCGACCGCATCCCGCTGCTTGCACCGTTTACCCCACCCACTCACATTCGAGTACCCAACCGGGCAAGCGACATTCCGCCGGAGGGATCGCTCGCCAACGCGGCTACAGCGACCGCGGCCAAGGGTGAAATTATTACCCGCGCCACCACCGACGGCATCCTCGCGATCTGCTTGGACGAGTTCGGCGCAGCACCTACCCCAGCTTCGGCTGCCACCGACACTGCCCCTCAGATGCACGTTCCGGCAGGTGCCTAA
- a CDS encoding MFS transporter encodes MAIINKAPSPAITPTFAPTVAPAAPVPDKHQVRNSVKASFIGTFIEWFDYAAYVYMSAIVATVFFPNLEGRTALIFTFGLFALSFLVRPIGAIVWGHIGDRLGRVRTLSTSIVLMSSATFCIGILPSHAAIGAAAPLLLLACRMVQGFSAAGEYAGASTHLSEVAPKDKRGLFAAVVPAATASGLLLGSLIAAALTGLLDDASLTSWGWRIPFLLAAPLGIYGLMIRRHTMESEQFTQATASDTPSSSTTPIVEVLRYPRALVVAFAGAVLNAIGFYVILTYLPTYLSEELGMNSTQAFISSSIASAFYVAFALLTGYLSDRLGRRTTMLVAAAAMLVGIVPAFILLDTSGFLVIVTVQVCLGGILALNDGVLPSFLSEQFPTSTRLTGFALTFNLANAIFGGTAPMVATWLIGSTGSVLAPAFYLAVAAIVTGVAVAFAAPTNDLQGHTSKKEI; translated from the coding sequence ATGGCGATTATCAACAAGGCACCTTCACCTGCCATAACCCCCACCTTCGCGCCCACGGTGGCACCCGCCGCACCCGTGCCCGACAAGCACCAGGTACGCAACTCCGTGAAGGCCAGCTTCATCGGCACCTTCATCGAGTGGTTCGACTATGCCGCCTATGTTTATATGTCCGCGATTGTCGCCACGGTCTTCTTCCCCAACCTTGAGGGACGCACCGCGTTGATCTTTACCTTCGGACTGTTTGCACTCTCCTTCCTCGTGCGCCCGATCGGCGCCATCGTGTGGGGTCACATCGGTGATCGGCTCGGACGCGTCCGAACCTTGTCCACCTCCATCGTCTTGATGAGTTCGGCCACCTTCTGCATCGGCATTCTGCCTAGCCATGCAGCGATCGGAGCGGCCGCACCACTGCTGCTGCTTGCCTGCCGCATGGTGCAAGGCTTTTCCGCCGCCGGCGAGTATGCCGGCGCTTCCACCCACCTGTCTGAGGTTGCGCCCAAGGACAAGCGCGGACTGTTTGCGGCTGTGGTCCCGGCGGCTACCGCTTCCGGCCTGCTGCTCGGCTCGCTTATCGCTGCGGCTTTGACCGGTTTGCTTGACGACGCCTCCCTCACCAGTTGGGGCTGGAGGATCCCCTTCCTGCTTGCCGCACCCCTGGGCATCTACGGCCTCATGATCCGCCGCCACACCATGGAGTCCGAGCAGTTCACGCAGGCCACCGCCTCGGATACGCCATCGTCTTCGACCACCCCGATCGTCGAGGTCCTGCGCTACCCACGCGCACTGGTTGTCGCCTTCGCCGGGGCCGTCCTCAACGCTATCGGCTTCTACGTCATCCTGACCTACCTGCCTACTTATCTGTCCGAAGAGCTGGGAATGAACTCCACCCAGGCGTTCATCTCCTCCTCCATCGCCTCCGCCTTCTACGTTGCCTTCGCACTGTTGACCGGCTACCTCTCCGATCGCCTCGGGCGCCGCACCACCATGCTGGTCGCGGCAGCAGCCATGCTGGTTGGCATCGTCCCGGCTTTCATCCTCCTAGATACTTCAGGTTTCCTTGTCATCGTCACGGTGCAGGTCTGCCTGGGCGGCATCCTTGCGCTTAACGACGGCGTGCTGCCGTCCTTCCTCTCGGAGCAGTTCCCCACCAGCACGCGCCTGACCGGCTTTGCTTTGACCTTCAACCTCGCAAACGCCATCTTCGGCGGCACCGCCCCCATGGTCGCCACCTGGCTGATCGGTTCAACGGGATCCGTGCTCGCCCCAGCGTTCTACCTGGCAGTAGCGGCAATCGTGACCGGAGTCGCCGTTGCCTTCGCCGCCCCCACCAATGACCTGCAGGGCCACACCAGCAAGAAGGAAATCTAG